Proteins found in one Serratia plymuthica genomic segment:
- the prpR gene encoding propionate catabolism operon regulatory protein PrpR, with product MAYPSALPGGTGDKPAIWIVSVTRLFDLLRDISLEFDSLASITPIQLGFEKAVQHIRQKLLTERCDVIIAAGSNGAYLKSHLSVPVVLIKPGGFDILQALAKARRMASSVGIITYKKTLPELLEFQHAFDLQLEQRSYVTKEEAREQLNELKAKGVQAVVGAGLITDLAQEAALAGVLIYSTATVRQAFHEALSRTRSLQGAAQPRKPSSGRETLRARYGINHLRGDSPMMENVRRTIALYGRSSAAVLIQGETGTGKELAAQAIHQEYFSRRAAAPFVAINCGAIAESLLEAELFGYEEGAFTGSRRGGRAGLFETADGGTLFLDEIGEMPLPLQSRLLRVLEEKEITRVGGQRPIPVTVRIISATHCRLENAVSRSEFRPDLFYRLNTLRLSLPALREREQDVMELAQWYLKQALAELSVPLTATWMQGIASCRQRLQGYSWPGNIRELRNMMQRLALFLSAEPSEALSEQKLCGWLPELVCAGLSPEPPAPVISDVQAALAQFNGDRAATAQYLGISRTTLWRRLRETGLS from the coding sequence ATGGCTTACCCTTCAGCTCTACCGGGCGGCACCGGCGACAAGCCTGCCATCTGGATCGTCTCCGTCACGCGCCTGTTTGACTTGCTGCGCGACATCAGCCTGGAATTCGACAGCCTGGCAAGCATCACGCCCATTCAACTGGGCTTTGAAAAAGCCGTGCAGCATATCCGCCAAAAATTACTCACCGAGCGCTGCGACGTCATCATTGCCGCAGGCTCCAACGGCGCCTATTTGAAAAGCCACCTTTCCGTGCCGGTGGTGCTGATCAAACCGGGCGGCTTTGACATCCTTCAGGCATTGGCCAAGGCGCGCCGCATGGCCTCGTCAGTAGGCATCATTACCTATAAAAAAACGCTGCCGGAGCTGCTGGAATTTCAGCACGCGTTTGATTTGCAACTGGAACAGCGCAGCTACGTCACCAAAGAAGAAGCGCGCGAGCAACTCAATGAATTAAAAGCGAAAGGCGTTCAGGCGGTGGTCGGCGCCGGCCTGATTACCGATCTGGCTCAGGAAGCGGCGCTTGCGGGCGTGCTCATCTATTCGACCGCCACGGTGCGCCAGGCCTTTCACGAAGCGCTGAGCAGGACGCGCTCCCTGCAAGGCGCGGCCCAACCGCGCAAGCCCTCCTCCGGCCGCGAAACCCTGCGCGCGCGTTATGGGATAAACCACCTGCGCGGCGATTCGCCAATGATGGAGAACGTTCGCCGCACGATCGCGCTTTATGGCCGCTCATCCGCAGCGGTGCTTATCCAGGGGGAAACCGGCACCGGTAAAGAGTTGGCCGCCCAGGCGATTCATCAGGAATACTTTTCCCGCCGTGCGGCGGCTCCGTTCGTTGCCATCAACTGCGGTGCCATTGCCGAATCGCTGCTGGAGGCGGAGTTATTCGGTTATGAAGAGGGGGCGTTTACCGGCTCCCGCCGCGGCGGGCGCGCCGGCCTGTTTGAAACGGCCGATGGGGGCACGTTGTTTCTCGATGAGATCGGTGAAATGCCGCTGCCGCTGCAGAGCCGCTTGCTGCGCGTGCTGGAAGAAAAAGAAATCACCCGGGTTGGCGGGCAGCGCCCTATCCCGGTGACGGTGCGCATTATCAGCGCCACCCACTGCCGCCTGGAAAACGCGGTGAGCCGCAGCGAGTTTCGCCCCGATCTGTTTTATCGGCTCAATACGCTGCGCCTGAGCCTGCCCGCGCTGCGCGAGCGAGAGCAGGATGTGATGGAACTGGCCCAGTGGTATCTGAAACAGGCGCTGGCGGAGCTGAGCGTGCCGCTTACCGCCACCTGGATGCAGGGCATTGCTTCCTGCCGGCAACGGTTGCAGGGCTATAGCTGGCCCGGGAATATTCGCGAGTTGCGTAACATGATGCAGCGGCTGGCGCTGTTTTTAAGCGCCGAACCCTCTGAGGCATTGAGTGAACAGAAGCTCTGCGGCTGGCTGCCGGAGCTGGTTTGCGCCGGGTTATCGCCCGAGCCGCCTGCGCCCGTCATATCAGACGTTCAGGCCGCTCTGGCGCAATTTAATGGCGATCGCGCCGCGACAGCGCAGTATCTCGGCATCAGCCGCACCACGCTGTGGCGGCGCCTGCGGGAAACAGGCCTCTCTTAA
- the imm2 gene encoding Imm2 family immunity protein: MNVMSYDEIRSSFAYSSYAYCRNILNLLKRDDNHSVVATSDQAFAYESLEGSFEEPIECLMLELVTLIFMAGRCSDKTVKFHTDIILKILSENDLFEMLKDVTEDDKKEILNDLRLLGLIDKPE, from the coding sequence ATGAATGTGATGAGTTATGATGAAATAAGGAGTAGCTTTGCCTATTCAAGTTACGCTTATTGCAGAAATATACTTAACCTACTGAAACGTGATGATAATCATTCGGTTGTTGCTACATCTGATCAGGCGTTTGCGTATGAGTCATTAGAAGGTTCGTTTGAAGAACCAATAGAATGCCTCATGCTTGAGCTAGTGACGCTTATCTTTATGGCTGGTAGATGTAGTGATAAAACAGTAAAGTTCCACACAGATATCATATTAAAAATTTTATCCGAAAATGATTTATTCGAAATGCTTAAGGATGTAACTGAAGATGACAAAAAAGAAATTTTAAACGATCTTCGATTGCTTGGCTTGATCGATAAGCCTGAATAA
- a CDS encoding DUF637 domain-containing protein → MDKPLHPLARAVSHLLIYTTALTPLHPAFAAGINAANGNTQVVIKPGNVPVVNIATPNGAGVSHNVYKDFNVGTPGAVLNNATQSGKTQLGVTIENATGNSNLKGKAAELIINEVTGGSRSELQGKLEVFGNKANVMIANPNGITCDGCGFINAPGVTLTTGKPQFDKQGALEALEVKKGGVTIGGKGLDGTGADYVDIISRATELNGKINAKNLSLTQGANRISFKDGTVKTITGDGAKPQLAVDTKALGGMYANKIRLVATEDGVGVNLNNINGMQQDVTLSANGRIELGHAHAQTDLNVSAKEVHIASGVKVRGERDVTLAADTLNNNGNVTAHRDMRVFADTVRNVELRGGDNTALHSNNNLWIQKDAQGNKSKQLENRSARIQTNSGDLVIRTKKLDNVRQTFETSTENQRDYQTQFPHMYIMGGLEIDPSDPRIQTQYITVVDKPSGLTQWLGDVDFAKNPHVKLAHSELILKSASAPGIIESGRNAYLYGDMLYNHASKISALKDLILTGQNLHNTGAMFGVSDTYRQYSLPKLPDGESLSHTIKGPYTGDPKNTVQQHVNLNQVDEKTSWKNTSILMGELTAGANLVADFKNRIDINTPTPNESQLNDVKTAGRPEAIKAQNVLLHAANIANTDAINATGNITAIAEDRIVLGQGILSAGKALDLSAGNAIDAWQSELKGQDVTLTARTGEIKVHTSEKPNYYHPDGVRWLGSLQASRDLTLTAGSTITLLNTLLAPQSRNLSMTAPGSISIIKNDAILTRNRPGENLSADKRLQYFNNLLQVGAMNATGSVSLNSGGYLALRGVNINAGKDVTLLAGHNADLNYRALDGNYGHPFVSSRTPELGSKIHAGGNLLINTARDLGTQGGALSANGNITLLAGQNLWLSNVAYSAIDVGNDNNRDDRHSVTSVNAGKNLTAAANNQLLTYGAKLTSGGNMTLTSGGDMRFEAVQNHTYREGGNEFTETHSQQGTELNAGGLMTVIAGGSILFQATKLVVKGLGANWKSPVAVTDWGGRIAVAEQQLQNAQQRINQALQEKTNAEYVVTQRLSSVQQAEAAVRDAEERRDEFMRNNPPHEYGSGWSAEVGNWDKFVTQREAELGTARNNLAAARNDVAQAEQRINQGNNTKNEAQNSLIAARQEAQSKGADEAKQKAQVDAHNQAETMHAGNMDIAAKGGYLYAQAMEESSHYEKTEKKRKWWGKKTEVKQTRHDVTNKVTEFTAAGNITLMSRDDSTYEASKIEAGKNARLTSTHGQVNFRAVKNTSFEQTVTNSKGFFIKQGNKGYEDNKWVLPSIHTGSALTVDAAKGVSADVKVKNGQALQSAIDALGNTAGTTWVKDLNKRNDVQWNTVKDAYDSWDYKSQHLNPAVAAVIAIAAAAVTAGSSLTALAASNVAGAIGGGAVTSGAVTAGMSSLASQAAVALVENQGNLSKTLKALGSSESVKATATAMAIGGALNGFDSAMGWSKDAAGKPLNPNNVKLPQLSNGDWSKVAQRVAGQSVISSSLNTTINGGSFKDNLTNALLANIGGQVQAEGANLIGNNGDILNLPGRAVSHAVLAGISAEIGKGNAKGAAAGALAAELAGVIINDNLVKTEGWQERQAQISRVSGAFVGAIATGKASGANSGANAGEFVERFNRQLHQEELNAIKELAKGDKEKEARLMAASCRKVACTTQEALNSEERKQFEALMNKYPSTRDEDGLIDNYWVQKERQRFGNYPAFAGYDSEKLFTYDLGDQITDGQLFARNQQIEQISKLTGWSPDWVNASVMAVSIASTFAGMGKANVGNQYLSSKLVGPTSTWKGYLVNEKTVQQAAAFKNQVTELRAGLTSAPKRSGNVAVASIDISGMPKILASHNLIDAAGKGFVGMGKENFKYETILTDDGRHVARNIDSEYKILDNLADRLGKNYSAKGSVTIFTEKPACESCLGVVKQFESRYPGVKIDVLDNNGVRLIPGRGK, encoded by the coding sequence ATGGACAAGCCCCTTCATCCGCTGGCGCGCGCCGTCAGCCATCTGCTGATTTACACCACGGCGCTGACGCCGCTGCATCCGGCTTTCGCTGCCGGTATTAACGCCGCCAACGGCAACACTCAGGTGGTCATCAAACCCGGCAACGTGCCGGTGGTCAATATCGCCACGCCGAACGGCGCGGGGGTTTCGCACAACGTCTATAAGGACTTCAATGTTGGCACGCCCGGAGCAGTGCTGAATAACGCCACCCAGAGCGGCAAGACCCAGCTGGGCGTGACCATTGAGAATGCGACAGGCAACTCGAATCTGAAGGGGAAGGCGGCAGAGCTCATCATCAATGAAGTCACCGGCGGTAGCCGCTCTGAGCTGCAGGGTAAGCTCGAGGTGTTCGGCAACAAGGCCAACGTGATGATTGCCAACCCCAACGGCATCACCTGCGACGGTTGCGGCTTTATTAACGCGCCGGGCGTGACGTTGACCACCGGTAAACCGCAGTTCGACAAACAGGGCGCGCTGGAAGCGCTGGAGGTGAAAAAGGGCGGCGTCACCATCGGCGGTAAAGGGCTGGACGGCACGGGTGCCGACTATGTCGACATCATCAGCCGCGCTACCGAACTGAATGGCAAGATCAACGCCAAAAATCTGTCGCTGACTCAGGGGGCCAACCGCATCAGTTTTAAAGACGGTACAGTAAAAACGATTACCGGCGACGGGGCCAAACCGCAGCTGGCGGTCGACACCAAGGCGCTGGGGGGCATGTACGCCAACAAAATCCGTCTGGTGGCCACCGAAGACGGGGTCGGGGTGAACCTGAATAATATCAATGGCATGCAACAGGATGTCACATTGAGCGCCAATGGGCGTATTGAACTAGGGCACGCGCATGCACAGACGGATTTGAACGTCAGTGCCAAAGAGGTGCATATTGCCTCCGGCGTTAAGGTGCGTGGCGAACGTGACGTGACGCTGGCGGCCGATACGCTCAACAACAACGGTAATGTGACTGCCCACCGCGATATGCGGGTGTTTGCAGACACGGTGCGCAATGTTGAATTACGTGGCGGAGACAATACGGCGTTACACAGCAATAATAATCTGTGGATCCAGAAGGATGCTCAGGGAAATAAGTCCAAACAGCTAGAAAACCGCTCCGCGCGCATTCAAACCAACAGCGGCGATTTGGTCATTCGTACGAAAAAACTAGATAACGTACGACAGACGTTTGAAACCAGCACGGAAAACCAGCGTGATTATCAAACCCAGTTTCCTCATATGTATATTATGGGTGGGCTGGAGATTGATCCTTCCGATCCGCGCATCCAAACACAATATATCACCGTTGTCGACAAACCTAGCGGGTTGACACAATGGTTGGGGGACGTTGATTTTGCAAAAAACCCCCATGTCAAATTGGCTCACAGTGAATTAATACTGAAAAGCGCTAGCGCCCCGGGCATTATCGAGTCAGGGAGAAACGCTTATTTATATGGTGATATGCTTTATAACCACGCCAGCAAAATCTCAGCATTAAAGGATCTGATACTGACGGGGCAAAATCTCCACAATACAGGTGCTATGTTTGGAGTGTCGGATACTTATCGGCAATACTCTTTGCCTAAGCTGCCTGATGGGGAGAGCTTGAGTCACACGATAAAAGGCCCATACACAGGTGATCCGAAAAATACCGTCCAACAACACGTCAATTTGAATCAGGTTGACGAAAAAACCTCATGGAAGAATACATCAATTCTAATGGGAGAATTGACTGCCGGGGCTAATCTGGTGGCGGACTTCAAAAACCGGATAGACATCAATACGCCAACGCCGAATGAAAGTCAGCTCAATGACGTCAAAACGGCCGGCCGCCCGGAAGCCATCAAGGCGCAGAATGTGCTGCTGCATGCGGCCAATATCGCCAATACCGATGCCATAAACGCGACAGGCAACATCACCGCCATTGCCGAAGACCGCATCGTTCTGGGGCAGGGCATTCTGTCCGCAGGTAAAGCGCTGGATTTGAGTGCCGGCAACGCCATTGATGCCTGGCAAAGCGAACTAAAAGGGCAGGACGTCACGCTGACTGCCCGTACTGGCGAAATCAAGGTCCACACCAGTGAAAAGCCTAACTATTACCATCCGGACGGCGTTCGTTGGCTGGGTAGCCTGCAGGCCTCGCGGGACCTGACACTGACGGCAGGGAGCACCATCACCTTGCTCAATACGTTGCTGGCGCCACAAAGCCGTAACCTCAGCATGACCGCTCCCGGCAGCATCTCCATTATCAAAAATGACGCCATCCTGACGCGCAATCGCCCCGGAGAGAACCTGTCAGCAGACAAACGACTGCAATACTTCAACAACCTGCTCCAGGTCGGTGCGATGAACGCCACCGGCTCGGTCTCGCTCAACAGCGGCGGTTATCTGGCGCTACGCGGCGTCAACATCAACGCCGGCAAGGATGTGACGCTGTTGGCGGGACACAATGCCGACCTCAACTACCGGGCGCTGGACGGTAATTACGGCCATCCCTTTGTTTCCTCTCGCACCCCGGAACTGGGAAGCAAAATACACGCCGGCGGCAACCTGCTCATTAACACGGCCCGTGACTTGGGTACTCAGGGGGGGGCGTTGTCCGCCAACGGCAACATCACGCTGCTGGCCGGGCAGAATCTGTGGCTGTCGAACGTGGCCTATTCCGCCATCGATGTCGGCAATGACAACAACAGGGATGACCGCCATTCTGTAACGTCCGTCAATGCCGGCAAAAACCTGACGGCGGCGGCCAACAACCAACTGCTGACCTACGGTGCCAAACTTACCTCCGGCGGCAATATGACGCTTACCTCCGGCGGCGACATGCGTTTCGAGGCGGTGCAGAACCACACCTACCGCGAGGGTGGCAACGAGTTCACCGAAACGCACTCCCAGCAGGGCACAGAACTGAATGCCGGCGGACTGATGACGGTGATTGCCGGTGGCAGCATTCTGTTTCAGGCGACCAAACTGGTGGTCAAGGGGCTGGGTGCCAACTGGAAGTCGCCGGTCGCAGTGACGGACTGGGGCGGCCGCATCGCCGTTGCCGAGCAGCAACTTCAAAATGCGCAGCAGCGCATTAATCAGGCACTGCAGGAAAAAACAAATGCTGAATATGTTGTTACGCAACGCCTTTCGTCCGTTCAGCAAGCAGAAGCCGCCGTCAGGGATGCTGAGGAAAGACGGGACGAGTTTATGCGTAATAATCCACCTCACGAATACGGCAGCGGCTGGTCAGCTGAAGTAGGGAACTGGGATAAGTTTGTTACGCAACGTGAAGCAGAACTTGGTACTGCCAGAAACAATCTCGCTGCTGCTCGAAATGACGTCGCGCAGGCAGAACAGCGAATTAATCAAGGCAACAATACGAAAAACGAAGCCCAGAACAGCCTGATAGCGGCACGCCAAGAAGCCCAGAGCAAGGGGGCGGACGAGGCCAAACAAAAGGCCCAGGTCGACGCCCACAACCAGGCCGAAACCATGCACGCCGGCAATATGGACATCGCGGCCAAGGGCGGTTATCTCTATGCCCAGGCAATGGAGGAGTCCAGTCACTACGAGAAAACCGAGAAGAAACGCAAATGGTGGGGCAAAAAAACCGAGGTCAAGCAAACTCGCCATGACGTGACCAATAAGGTCACTGAGTTTACCGCCGCCGGCAATATCACGCTGATGAGCCGTGACGACAGCACCTACGAGGCCAGCAAGATTGAGGCCGGCAAGAATGCGAGGCTGACCAGTACCCACGGGCAGGTCAACTTCAGGGCGGTGAAGAACACCAGTTTCGAACAGACCGTCACCAATTCGAAAGGGTTCTTCATCAAGCAGGGAAACAAGGGCTATGAAGACAACAAGTGGGTGCTGCCGAGCATTCATACCGGCAGCGCATTGACGGTTGATGCCGCCAAAGGCGTCAGCGCCGACGTGAAGGTGAAAAACGGCCAGGCACTGCAAAGCGCCATCGATGCGCTGGGCAACACGGCGGGCACCACCTGGGTCAAGGACCTGAACAAACGTAATGACGTGCAGTGGAACACTGTCAAGGACGCCTACGACAGTTGGGACTACAAGAGCCAGCACCTGAACCCGGCGGTGGCGGCAGTGATTGCCATCGCGGCAGCCGCAGTCACGGCGGGCAGTTCGCTAACGGCTCTGGCGGCCAGTAATGTCGCCGGGGCTATCGGCGGCGGTGCCGTCACCAGTGGCGCGGTCACGGCCGGTATGTCATCGTTGGCCTCTCAGGCGGCGGTGGCGCTGGTCGAGAATCAGGGTAACCTGTCAAAAACCTTGAAAGCGCTGGGCAGCAGCGAGAGCGTGAAGGCGACCGCCACCGCGATGGCGATTGGTGGTGCGCTCAACGGTTTCGACAGCGCAATGGGCTGGAGCAAGGACGCGGCGGGCAAACCGCTGAACCCGAACAACGTCAAGTTGCCGCAACTGAGCAACGGCGACTGGAGCAAGGTGGCGCAGCGGGTGGCCGGGCAATCGGTTATTAGCTCGAGTCTCAACACCACCATCAACGGCGGCAGCTTTAAAGACAACCTGACCAACGCGCTGTTGGCGAATATCGGCGGCCAGGTGCAGGCCGAGGGCGCTAACCTGATAGGGAACAACGGTGACATCCTCAACCTGCCTGGCCGAGCAGTAAGCCATGCGGTGCTGGCGGGCATCAGTGCCGAAATCGGCAAGGGCAATGCCAAAGGCGCGGCCGCCGGCGCGCTGGCGGCGGAGCTGGCCGGGGTTATCATCAACGATAACCTGGTAAAAACCGAAGGATGGCAAGAACGTCAGGCACAAATCAGCCGGGTCTCGGGTGCATTCGTCGGTGCCATCGCCACCGGCAAAGCCTCAGGCGCCAATAGCGGCGCAAATGCCGGTGAGTTTGTTGAGCGCTTCAATCGCCAGTTGCATCAGGAAGAGCTCAACGCCATCAAGGAACTGGCTAAGGGCGACAAGGAAAAAGAAGCGCGTTTGATGGCAGCGTCATGCCGAAAAGTAGCTTGCACCACGCAGGAAGCGTTAAACTCAGAGGAGCGCAAACAGTTTGAAGCCCTAATGAATAAATATCCGTCAACGCGCGATGAAGATGGGCTCATTGACAATTACTGGGTGCAAAAAGAACGTCAGCGATTCGGCAATTACCCGGCGTTTGCCGGCTATGACAGTGAAAAACTGTTTACGTATGATTTGGGCGATCAGATAACCGACGGCCAGCTGTTTGCGCGCAACCAACAGATAGAACAAATCAGCAAGTTGACCGGTTGGTCGCCGGACTGGGTGAATGCCTCGGTGATGGCAGTCTCTATCGCCAGTACGTTTGCAGGTATGGGTAAAGCGAACGTCGGCAACCAGTACCTGTCATCCAAACTGGTAGGGCCAACCAGCACCTGGAAAGGGTATCTGGTCAATGAGAAGACCGTTCAGCAGGCTGCTGCATTCAAAAACCAGGTTACAGAACTGAGGGCCGGTTTGACATCAGCCCCGAAACGCAGTGGTAACGTTGCAGTGGCCAGTATTGATATATCTGGAATGCCAAAGATACTTGCAAGCCATAATCTCATAGACGCTGCAGGTAAGGGCTTTGTTGGGATGGGAAAAGAAAATTTCAAATATGAGACTATTCTTACTGATGATGGTAGACATGTAGCAAGAAATATAGACTCCGAATATAAAATATTGGATAACTTAGCCGATAGATTAGGTAAAAACTATTCCGCCAAGGGCTCTGTTACTATTTTCACAGAAAAGCCTGCCTGCGAAAGCTGTTTAGGCGTTGTTAAGCAGTTCGAAAGTAGGTATCCAGGGGTGAAAATTGACGTTTTGGACAATAATGGTGTGCGTTTGATTCCAGGAAGAGGTAAATAA
- a CDS encoding site-specific integrase codes for MTVLDTFRYTGMRNNQMIHIRLRDVNLEQGWIELRLEGSKTHREWKVTLVRQLRERIKLLIMRATERGAGQHDLLFDVKRFTNPRHTHHIYDEKNVLQSFRSFYRRLSRDSGFDISSHRFRHTLATELMKSPDRNLKLVKDLLGHRNVSTTMEYIELDMEVAGKALEQELVLHTDITATRSLQSLTQA; via the coding sequence ATGACGGTATTAGATACATTTCGATATACCGGCATGCGTAACAATCAGATGATCCACATCAGACTGAGAGATGTGAACCTTGAGCAAGGCTGGATCGAGCTTCGGCTCGAAGGCAGTAAAACACATAGAGAGTGGAAGGTAACGCTGGTTCGTCAATTAAGAGAACGAATAAAACTGCTTATTATGCGTGCTACAGAGCGAGGTGCTGGACAGCATGACCTGCTTTTTGACGTCAAACGGTTCACCAACCCACGGCATACTCATCACATCTATGACGAAAAAAATGTTCTGCAGTCCTTTCGTAGCTTTTATCGTCGGTTGTCGAGGGATAGTGGCTTTGATATTTCCTCACACCGTTTCCGCCACACGCTAGCCACGGAGCTGATGAAATCTCCGGACAGAAATCTAAAACTAGTTAAGGATCTGCTGGGTCACCGTAACGTCAGTACAACAATGGAGTATATCGAATTGGATATGGAAGTAGCGGGGAAAGCACTTGAACAGGAGCTTGTTTTACATACGGATATCACTGCGACGAGAAGCTTACAAAGCTTGACGCAGGCATGA
- the speF gene encoding ornithine decarboxylase SpeF yields MKELKIATSAGLVATIETLRQIVRIEQTDYTDVAAVVVSVDDVNAGILAQLKATGFEIPTFVAVEGDEHLSPDYLPFITGVFALAGASKAFYMAQLEAAADAYEQALLPPFFKTLKTYVEMENSTFACPGHQGGEFFRKHPAGRKFFEFYGETLFRSDMCNADVKLGDLLIHEGSAKDAQKHAARVFNADKTYFVLNGTSAANKVVTNALLTRGDLVLFDRNNHKSNHHGALIQAGATPVYLETARNPFGFIGGIDSRCFDERYLREQIREVAPEKANEARPFRLAIIQLGTYDGTIYNARQVIDTIGHLCDYILFDSAWVGYEGFIPMLKECSPLLLELDELDPGIFVTQSVHKQQAGFSQTSQIHKKDDHIKGQKRHCNHKHLNNAFMLHASTSPFYPLFAALDVNAKMHAGAAGRRMWMDCVKLGIETRKQLLERCSQLRPFIPLQVAGKDWQDYDTDLIANDARFFNFVPGETWHGFEGYAQDQYLVDPCKLLLTTPGIDAATGQYTEFGVPATILANFLRENGIVPEKCDLNSILFLLTPAENPAKMEHLVDMLVRFERYVEEDAPLSEVLPTVYRKNEQRYRGYTIRQLCQEMHDLYVSFDVKQLQKEMFRQNHFPQVVMNPQDANVEFIRDNVELVPIGQAEGRIAAEGALPYPPGVLCVVPGEVWGGAVQRYFLALEDGINRLPGFSPELQGVYIEKKDHGWKRIFGYMIKQ; encoded by the coding sequence ATGAAAGAATTGAAAATAGCAACAAGCGCCGGCCTGGTCGCCACCATTGAAACGCTGCGCCAGATTGTCCGCATTGAACAGACGGACTATACCGACGTGGCTGCGGTGGTCGTGTCGGTCGATGACGTTAACGCCGGTATTTTGGCACAGCTGAAAGCCACCGGATTCGAGATCCCTACGTTTGTTGCTGTTGAAGGGGACGAACATCTCTCCCCGGACTACCTGCCGTTTATTACCGGCGTTTTTGCCCTGGCGGGCGCCAGCAAGGCGTTCTATATGGCGCAACTGGAAGCCGCTGCGGACGCCTATGAGCAGGCGCTGCTGCCGCCGTTTTTCAAAACGCTGAAGACCTATGTGGAAATGGAAAATTCCACCTTTGCCTGCCCGGGGCATCAGGGCGGGGAGTTTTTCCGCAAGCACCCGGCCGGCCGGAAGTTTTTCGAGTTCTACGGCGAAACGCTTTTCCGTTCAGACATGTGCAACGCCGACGTCAAGTTGGGCGACCTGCTGATCCACGAAGGCTCGGCCAAGGATGCGCAAAAGCATGCGGCGCGGGTCTTCAACGCCGATAAAACCTATTTCGTGCTCAACGGCACTTCGGCGGCCAACAAGGTGGTGACCAATGCGCTGCTGACCCGCGGCGATCTGGTGCTGTTCGATCGCAATAACCATAAATCCAACCACCACGGCGCGCTGATCCAGGCCGGGGCGACGCCGGTGTATCTGGAAACCGCGCGCAACCCGTTTGGCTTTATCGGCGGCATCGACTCGCGTTGTTTTGACGAGCGCTATCTGCGTGAGCAAATCCGCGAGGTGGCACCGGAGAAGGCGAATGAGGCGCGGCCGTTCCGCCTGGCGATCATTCAGCTCGGTACTTACGATGGCACTATCTATAATGCGCGCCAGGTGATCGATACCATCGGCCACCTGTGCGATTACATCCTGTTTGACTCCGCTTGGGTGGGTTACGAAGGCTTTATCCCGATGCTGAAAGAGTGCTCGCCGCTGCTGCTGGAGCTGGATGAACTCGATCCGGGTATTTTCGTTACCCAGTCGGTGCATAAGCAGCAGGCCGGCTTCTCGCAGACCTCGCAGATCCACAAGAAAGACGATCACATCAAGGGCCAGAAGCGCCACTGTAACCATAAGCACCTTAACAATGCTTTCATGTTGCACGCCTCGACCAGCCCGTTCTACCCGCTGTTTGCCGCGCTGGACGTCAACGCCAAGATGCATGCCGGGGCCGCCGGCCGCCGCATGTGGATGGACTGCGTGAAGCTCGGCATCGAGACGCGCAAGCAACTGCTGGAACGCTGTTCGCAGCTCCGGCCGTTTATTCCGTTGCAGGTCGCGGGCAAGGACTGGCAGGATTACGATACTGATCTGATCGCCAACGACGCCCGTTTCTTCAACTTTGTGCCGGGCGAGACATGGCACGGTTTCGAAGGTTATGCGCAGGATCAGTATCTGGTCGATCCATGCAAGCTGCTGCTGACCACGCCGGGCATCGACGCGGCCACAGGCCAATACACCGAGTTCGGCGTGCCGGCCACCATTCTGGCCAACTTCCTGCGCGAGAACGGCATAGTGCCGGAGAAATGCGATCTCAACTCGATCCTGTTCCTGCTGACCCCGGCGGAAAATCCGGCCAAGATGGAGCACCTGGTCGATATGCTGGTGCGGTTCGAGCGCTACGTGGAAGAAGACGCGCCGCTGAGCGAAGTGTTGCCGACGGTGTACCGCAAGAACGAGCAGCGCTATCGCGGCTATACCATCCGCCAGCTGTGTCAGGAAATGCACGATCTGTACGTCAGCTTCGACGTTAAGCAGCTGCAAAAAGAGATGTTCCGCCAGAACCATTTCCCGCAGGTGGTGATGAACCCGCAGGACGCGAACGTGGAGTTTATCCGCGACAACGTCGAGCTGGTGCCGATCGGCCAGGCCGAAGGGCGCATTGCGGCGGAAGGCGCGTTGCCGTACCCGCCGGGCGTGCTGTGCGTGGTGCCGGGCGAAGTGTGGGGCGGAGCCGTGCAGCGTTACTTCCTGGCGCTGGAAGACGGCATCAACCGTCTGCCGGGCTTCTCACCGGAGCTGCAGGGCGTGTATATCGAGAAAAAGGATCACGGCTGGAAACGCATCTTCGGCTATATGATCAAGCAATAA